The Thermocrinis ruber genome has a window encoding:
- the mnmA gene encoding tRNA 2-thiouridine(34) synthase MnmA, which yields MRIAVGMSGGVDSSVCALLLKEQGHEVIGITLRFHQEVCDELRVCCSPKDVQDAARVSQRLGIPHLTLDWEKLFEEKVINIFVNDHLKGNTPNPCAICNRDVKTGFLARYLRKVALIDKLATGHYARIVDYKGRKLIARGKDTKRDQSYFLALIKEEDIELLEFPLGELTKEEVREIAKRHGLEVAQKPDSQDVCFLMGKDVGSFLRERLGSQEGYFVYKGQIVGKHKGFYAYTVGQRKGLGVALGKPVYVVGVEPSKNIVYLGDEEELYRDWLILREVNFHLPPSLWDEPKAQVRYRNTPVRVKGIKPLEDGRYKVFFEEKVRGITPGQVCAFYENDVLLAGGIIEE from the coding sequence ATGAGAATAGCGGTAGGTATGAGCGGTGGTGTAGATAGTAGCGTGTGTGCCCTACTTTTAAAGGAGCAGGGGCACGAAGTTATTGGCATTACTCTACGTTTTCATCAAGAGGTGTGCGACGAGCTTAGGGTATGCTGTTCTCCAAAGGATGTGCAAGATGCGGCAAGGGTATCCCAAAGGCTTGGCATTCCACACCTTACCTTAGACTGGGAAAAACTGTTTGAGGAGAAGGTTATAAACATTTTCGTGAATGACCACCTGAAAGGCAACACACCCAATCCCTGCGCCATCTGCAACAGGGATGTAAAAACAGGATTTTTGGCAAGATATCTCCGAAAAGTAGCCCTCATAGACAAGCTGGCTACTGGTCATTACGCAAGGATTGTAGATTACAAAGGGAGAAAGCTAATAGCAAGGGGGAAGGACACAAAGAGGGACCAATCTTACTTTTTGGCTTTGATAAAAGAAGAAGATATAGAACTTTTAGAATTTCCACTAGGCGAGCTTACAAAAGAGGAGGTAAGGGAAATAGCCAAAAGGCATGGACTAGAGGTTGCCCAAAAGCCAGACTCTCAGGATGTTTGCTTTTTGATGGGAAAGGATGTGGGAAGCTTTCTGAGGGAAAGGTTAGGAAGCCAAGAAGGCTACTTTGTCTATAAAGGGCAGATAGTAGGAAAGCACAAGGGCTTTTATGCGTACACTGTAGGACAAAGAAAGGGTCTGGGCGTTGCCTTAGGAAAGCCCGTTTATGTGGTGGGCGTGGAACCTTCAAAGAACATAGTCTACTTGGGCGATGAGGAAGAGCTATACAGAGATTGGCTGATTTTAAGGGAAGTAAACTTTCACCTTCCACCGTCCCTTTGGGATGAGCCAAAGGCACAGGTCAGATACAGGAACACTCCAGTAAGGGTAAAGGGTATAAAACCCTTAGAGGATGGCAGGTATAAGGTATTCTTTGAAGAGAAGGTAAGAGGCATAACACCCGGTCAGGTTTGTGCCTTCTATGAAAATGATGTTCTACTTGCAGGCGGGATAATAGAGGAGTAA
- a CDS encoding MlaD family protein: MRFSTEAKLGAFVFAVASAFAFLILTFGEIPVFKPNTKEYIVYFPDVAGLSVGAEVRVAGIKSGKVKSVSLEEGKVKVVFEVDKSVAIYKDASAGIGTLGLMGDKYLAIYPGSPQAGLLEEGGVITQTTGFSDTDKMIKDVAEAAQAIKVLAESFKVILEENRQDLRQLVINLEVLTRNLNQIALENRENLRGAIFSIRVLADNLNRTLPQTIENIDRLAVALEGIASENRKDIREVVQNLRELSQGIKAEFPELVKNLNELSKNLNAVVSENREDLRATTKNLSEATQKLNLILAQIERGEGTLGKLVKDEELYKNITSATRTFSEAGDVARRTNLYIGFRGELYKGGDGKGILSIKIQPDNEKYYLAEVVGNSKGKITLEETTTAGTVVKKQFSPQFTLQYARIFPIAGKESVFRGGLRESAGGVGFDLVYSKSIMFYSDLWDFGRKTDPQGKKLKPNLQVGVQYNTRGPLYIRVGGDDLLNSKLRGGMVGVGVLFTDNDLKYLLGTVRLPLP, encoded by the coding sequence ATGAGATTTTCTACCGAGGCAAAGTTGGGTGCTTTTGTGTTCGCGGTGGCGTCTGCCTTCGCCTTTTTGATTTTAACCTTTGGAGAGATTCCGGTTTTTAAACCCAATACTAAGGAATACATAGTGTATTTTCCTGATGTGGCTGGGCTTTCTGTGGGGGCGGAGGTTAGGGTGGCGGGTATAAAAAGCGGTAAGGTAAAGAGCGTTAGCTTAGAAGAAGGTAAGGTTAAGGTGGTTTTTGAGGTGGATAAGTCCGTTGCTATATACAAAGATGCGTCTGCGGGAATAGGAACATTGGGTCTTATGGGTGATAAATACCTTGCCATATATCCCGGTAGCCCTCAGGCAGGGTTGCTGGAAGAAGGGGGAGTTATAACTCAAACTACTGGTTTTTCGGACACTGACAAGATGATAAAGGATGTTGCAGAGGCGGCGCAGGCGATTAAGGTGCTTGCAGAGAGCTTTAAGGTCATTCTGGAAGAAAACAGGCAAGATTTAAGACAGTTGGTTATTAACTTAGAGGTGCTTACACGCAACCTAAATCAAATAGCCCTTGAGAACAGAGAAAACCTAAGGGGTGCCATATTCTCCATAAGGGTTTTGGCGGATAATTTAAACAGAACACTTCCACAGACTATAGAAAACATTGACAGGCTGGCGGTTGCTTTAGAGGGAATTGCCTCAGAAAACAGGAAGGATATAAGGGAAGTAGTTCAAAACCTTAGAGAACTTTCCCAAGGTATAAAGGCGGAGTTTCCTGAGCTGGTGAAAAATCTTAACGAGCTTTCTAAAAACCTTAACGCTGTTGTTTCAGAAAACAGGGAAGATCTAAGGGCTACCACGAAGAACCTATCGGAGGCAACCCAGAAGCTAAACCTTATCCTTGCGCAAATTGAAAGGGGCGAGGGAACCCTCGGTAAGCTTGTTAAAGATGAAGAACTGTACAAAAACATAACATCTGCTACGAGGACATTCTCCGAGGCTGGAGATGTTGCAAGGAGAACCAATCTTTACATAGGTTTTAGAGGAGAGTTGTATAAGGGCGGAGACGGTAAAGGGATTTTAAGCATAAAGATTCAACCGGATAACGAGAAGTACTATTTAGCGGAAGTTGTGGGCAACTCAAAGGGTAAGATAACTTTAGAAGAAACAACGACAGCTGGCACTGTAGTAAAAAAGCAGTTTAGTCCGCAATTTACCCTTCAGTATGCAAGGATCTTTCCTATAGCTGGTAAGGAGTCTGTCTTTAGGGGAGGTTTGAGAGAGTCAGCGGGAGGTGTTGGCTTTGACTTGGTTTATAGCAAAAGTATAATGTTCTATTCTGACCTTTGGGACTTTGGAAGGAAAACAGACCCTCAGGGTAAAAAACTCAAACCTAACTTGCAAGTGGGTGTTCAGTACAACACAAGGGGACCTCTGTACATTAGGGTGGGCGGTGATGACCTGCTGAACAGTAAGCTCAGGGGTGGAATGGTTGGCGTGGGTGTCCTATTTACCGACAACGACCTTAAGTATCTTTTGGGAACTGTTAGATTGCCTTTACCTTAA
- a CDS encoding DsrE family protein, with the protein MARLVIVLLLGFLLSFGKEAVFVQTEYKKPFKVVFEIYLDHPEKMRPAIGWISNVIFVLTNPPYNFSLEDIDIVVVSHGRELPVFLKENRDKYQDIVERIEGLTHYGVKFKVCRMALTQLYGATEKDLHPFVETVPSAIVEVAHWQMMGYSLIIPMVFEIRR; encoded by the coding sequence ATGGCTAGGTTGGTAATAGTTTTGCTTTTAGGATTCCTCCTCTCCTTTGGCAAAGAAGCGGTTTTCGTTCAAACAGAGTATAAAAAGCCATTCAAGGTAGTTTTTGAGATTTACCTGGACCATCCCGAGAAGATGAGACCTGCCATTGGATGGATCTCCAACGTAATCTTCGTACTAACGAACCCTCCCTATAACTTTTCCCTTGAGGACATTGATATAGTAGTCGTTTCCCACGGTAGAGAACTTCCTGTTTTTCTAAAAGAAAACAGGGATAAATACCAAGATATAGTGGAGAGGATAGAGGGACTTACCCACTACGGCGTAAAGTTCAAAGTCTGTAGGATGGCACTTACTCAGCTTTATGGCGCCACAGAAAAGGACCTGCATCCTTTTGTGGAAACGGTGCCATCTGCCATAGTGGAGGTCGCCCACTGGCAGATGATGGGTTATTCTCTTATAATACCTATGGTCTTTGAAATAAGAAGGTAA
- the rsmG gene encoding 16S rRNA (guanine(527)-N(7))-methyltransferase RsmG, which yields MEKLSVYLKELRRWNRVHNLTAIEDTREIAIRHFLDSLTLSLCFKEKNVDVEKNTFCDVGSGAGFPGAVLSIYYGPVLNITLIESVSKKCAFLEFIKAELDLSYEVICKRAEHINLEFDYAVCRALGKLKDIEPILLKLSKKGAFVMKGKELPAGYQFCKIDLKDIKDSYIIFIPKTK from the coding sequence ATTGAAAAGCTTTCAGTTTACCTAAAAGAACTGAGAAGATGGAACAGAGTGCATAATCTCACTGCCATAGAAGACACAAGGGAAATAGCCATAAGGCACTTTTTGGATTCCCTTACCCTTAGCCTTTGCTTTAAAGAAAAGAACGTGGATGTGGAAAAAAACACCTTCTGTGATGTAGGCAGTGGTGCTGGCTTTCCGGGCGCTGTGCTGAGCATATATTACGGTCCTGTTTTGAACATTACCCTTATAGAATCCGTTTCAAAGAAATGTGCCTTCCTTGAGTTCATAAAGGCTGAACTTGACCTGAGCTACGAGGTTATCTGCAAGAGGGCAGAGCATATCAACCTTGAGTTTGATTACGCAGTCTGCAGGGCGTTGGGAAAACTAAAAGATATAGAGCCAATCCTTTTGAAACTATCAAAAAAGGGTGCCTTTGTGATGAAAGGAAAAGAGTTGCCAGCAGGCTATCAATTTTGCAAAATAGACCTAAAGGACATAAAAGACAGCTACATTATCTTCATTCCAAAAACCAAATAG
- a CDS encoding M48 family metalloprotease — MGKIEQTLKRLLLITFIFLLGCATATNPRFTLLPESKEIEIGKSYVPTAIEEFDGIYPEREVQNYITQLGNRIARVTYRNLPYRFYLVNSEQINAFALPGGPVFITRGLLLKLENESQLVGVLAHELGHINARHHARFLEKMTALNILLNIGAIVVADKPYGQALIQFGQIGGQLLALKFSRDQEREADRLGIEFTVKSGYDPRGLIEVFEMFKSLEKTRPHEWLSTHPLPETRIAENTQFINRLSLSGPLIKDSEDFQRVRAHGLKTQPSFEEFYRGKKLYREGKRALAKEHFTRAINLWDKNYMAMVYLTFINLDEGNIGTAYNLATRAHQLAPDVFSTNYALGVVHFRRGEHRESINFLETARQLIPNYPDVYYYLGRNWEALGNRQKAIENYKVAIELSGGKRPWERDARERLQRL; from the coding sequence ATGGGAAAGATAGAGCAAACCCTTAAGCGTTTACTCTTAATAACCTTTATCTTCCTACTAGGGTGTGCTACCGCAACAAATCCAAGATTTACTCTCCTTCCAGAAAGCAAGGAAATTGAAATAGGTAAAAGTTATGTACCAACAGCCATAGAGGAGTTCGATGGCATATATCCTGAAAGGGAGGTCCAAAACTACATAACTCAATTGGGCAACAGGATAGCGAGGGTTACCTACAGAAACCTACCCTACAGATTTTACCTTGTTAATTCAGAACAGATAAACGCCTTTGCCCTTCCCGGAGGGCCGGTGTTCATAACGAGGGGACTACTTTTAAAGCTTGAAAACGAAAGTCAATTGGTGGGAGTTTTAGCCCACGAGCTTGGACACATAAACGCAAGACACCATGCAAGGTTCTTAGAAAAGATGACCGCACTCAACATACTTCTAAACATAGGGGCAATAGTTGTGGCAGATAAACCTTACGGACAAGCCCTAATACAGTTCGGTCAAATTGGCGGGCAACTTCTGGCACTAAAGTTCAGTAGGGACCAAGAAAGAGAAGCAGACAGGTTGGGCATTGAATTCACCGTCAAAAGTGGCTACGACCCAAGGGGTCTGATAGAGGTCTTTGAGATGTTTAAAAGTCTTGAAAAGACAAGGCCTCATGAGTGGCTATCTACACACCCGTTGCCCGAAACAAGGATTGCAGAAAACACACAGTTTATAAACAGGCTTTCCCTCTCTGGACCTTTAATAAAGGACAGCGAAGACTTCCAAAGGGTTAGGGCACACGGTTTAAAAACACAGCCTTCTTTTGAGGAGTTTTACAGAGGGAAAAAACTCTACAGAGAGGGCAAAAGAGCCTTGGCAAAGGAGCATTTTACCAGGGCTATAAACCTTTGGGATAAGAACTACATGGCTATGGTCTATTTAACCTTTATAAACTTGGATGAAGGAAATATAGGCACCGCTTATAACCTTGCAACAAGAGCCCATCAGCTGGCTCCTGATGTCTTTTCTACCAACTACGCCCTCGGAGTTGTGCATTTTAGAAGGGGGGAGCATAGAGAATCCATAAACTTCCTTGAAACAGCCCGCCAACTGATTCCAAACTACCCGGACGTGTATTACTACTTGGGAAGAAATTGGGAAGCCTTAGGGAACAGGCAGAAGGCTATAGAAAACTATAAAGTAGCCATTGAATTATCCGGCGGAAAAAGACCGTGGGAAAGGGACGCAAGGGAACGCTTGCAAAGACTTTAA
- a CDS encoding 4Fe-4S dicluster domain-containing protein, with the protein MGKPVMLIDVDRCIGCLSCEVACVQEKELEVFGIRPMRVLRVEGVGDQPSGFFLPMNCFHCDPAPCVFACPTSAMRKRQDGIVYVDEIRCIGCKACIIACPYGAIAFNPNTMKVEKCDYCYKRLEKSLLPSCVSKCVTNCLYFVEVDEVPKERHIANRTTDQSFKKLFLYDFSP; encoded by the coding sequence ATGGGAAAACCTGTAATGCTTATAGATGTGGATAGATGTATTGGGTGTCTTTCTTGCGAGGTTGCCTGTGTTCAGGAAAAGGAACTGGAGGTTTTTGGGATAAGGCCTATGAGAGTTTTGCGAGTAGAGGGTGTGGGAGATCAACCCTCGGGCTTTTTTCTGCCCATGAACTGCTTTCACTGTGATCCCGCACCCTGTGTTTTTGCCTGCCCAACTTCTGCCATGAGAAAGAGGCAAGACGGTATAGTTTACGTGGATGAAATTAGGTGCATAGGATGTAAGGCATGCATTATAGCCTGTCCCTATGGTGCCATAGCCTTTAATCCGAACACCATGAAGGTGGAAAAGTGTGATTACTGTTATAAGAGGTTAGAAAAGAGCCTACTTCCCTCCTGCGTTTCCAAGTGTGTTACCAACTGTCTTTACTTTGTGGAGGTAGATGAAGTCCCAAAGGAAAGACACATAGCCAACAGAACCACTGACCAATCCTTTAAGAAACTCTTTCTTTATGACTTTTCTCCATGA
- a CDS encoding tRNA (adenine-N1)-methyltransferase has translation MPIQEGDFVLIQVEDKRFLRRITKDFNLNYKKRALKFEDVVGKEFGTLVNGFYLLKPNLEAIILYGFKRKTQIIYPKDAFYIAFKLGINKSSTVLEFGIGSGALTAVLSELAGRVVAYEVSPEFYKNALKNWDTFGLCKNVEAINQDFMDADLSGREFDACFVDVREPWLYLKKVHSVLKNSAMCGFLLPTTNQVSRLLQEMDGLFAGVEVMEILLRKYKPVYERLRPEDIMVAHTGYLVFGMKIM, from the coding sequence ATGCCTATACAAGAGGGAGACTTTGTCCTCATACAGGTAGAGGATAAGAGGTTTTTAAGGAGGATAACCAAAGACTTTAATCTCAACTACAAGAAACGCGCTTTAAAGTTTGAAGACGTCGTAGGAAAAGAGTTCGGTACGCTGGTGAATGGTTTTTATCTTCTAAAGCCCAACTTGGAAGCCATAATACTCTATGGATTTAAGAGGAAGACACAGATCATATATCCGAAGGATGCTTTTTACATAGCCTTTAAGCTTGGGATTAACAAAAGCTCAACGGTTTTGGAGTTTGGTATAGGTAGTGGTGCCCTAACCGCAGTGCTTTCGGAACTTGCTGGCAGGGTGGTTGCCTATGAGGTATCTCCGGAGTTTTACAAAAATGCCCTAAAAAATTGGGATACCTTTGGACTTTGTAAAAATGTGGAGGCTATAAACCAGGACTTTATGGATGCGGACCTTTCGGGAAGAGAATTTGACGCTTGCTTTGTAGATGTAAGGGAACCTTGGCTGTATTTGAAAAAAGTCCACAGTGTTCTGAAAAATAGTGCCATGTGCGGTTTTTTACTTCCCACTACAAACCAAGTTTCTCGCCTTTTGCAAGAAATGGATGGGCTCTTTGCTGGTGTGGAGGTTATGGAGATTCTACTCAGAAAATACAAACCCGTTTATGAAAGATTAAGACCGGAGGATATAATGGTAGCCCATACGGGCTATTTGGTTTTTGGAATGAAGATAATGTAG
- a CDS encoding SCO family protein, producing MRILTYLITLVFLLVACKKEHTFYGHLYDAPAYDFELTSQDGKRVKLSDYLREKKIVLLFFGYTFCPDVCPTALTTMAEVMKNLNEKERERVQVLFISVDPERDTLQQLKSYVPFFYPTFVGLTGSPKEIEKTAREYKAYYRKVEGESKGGYLIDHTATIYLITPDGKIKLLYTPAKQEPKKMAEDIQYLLKSF from the coding sequence ATGAGAATTTTAACTTACCTTATAACGTTAGTCTTCCTCTTGGTCGCCTGCAAAAAGGAGCACACCTTTTACGGACATCTTTACGATGCGCCCGCCTACGATTTTGAGCTTACCTCTCAAGATGGTAAAAGGGTAAAACTATCGGACTATCTAAGGGAGAAAAAAATAGTGCTACTGTTTTTTGGCTATACCTTCTGTCCGGATGTATGCCCTACAGCACTTACCACTATGGCGGAGGTGATGAAAAATCTGAATGAGAAAGAAAGAGAAAGGGTGCAAGTTCTGTTTATAAGCGTGGACCCAGAGAGGGACACTCTTCAACAGTTGAAAAGCTATGTGCCCTTTTTCTATCCCACCTTTGTGGGTCTGACGGGAAGTCCCAAAGAGATAGAAAAAACCGCAAGGGAGTATAAGGCTTACTACAGAAAGGTAGAGGGAGAATCAAAGGGAGGCTACCTAATAGACCACACCGCCACCATATACCTTATAACTCCTGATGGTAAAATAAAACTCCTATACACACCCGCAAAGCAAGAACCCAAGAAAATGGCGGAGGATATACAATACCTACTCAAGAGTTTTTAA